In one window of Romboutsia hominis DNA:
- a CDS encoding GntR family transcriptional regulator has translation MDNLTKLNLDDYKPLRDVVFENLREAIVEGKLNPGQRLMEVQLAEQLGVSRTPVREAIRKLELEGLVVMLPRKGAYVANMSLKDIIDVLEIRATLEGLASSLAAERINPENIKELEKIAKEFEESAKSSDVDALLKKDVEFHECIFKSTNNKKLHQLINSLWEQVYRFRETYIADYETVKNIIDEHKAIVDAIKKGDNELAKKYAKEHIEKAENFMIERTVNNKEI, from the coding sequence GTGGATAACTTAACTAAATTAAATCTAGATGATTATAAGCCACTAAGAGATGTAGTATTTGAAAATCTTAGAGAAGCAATAGTAGAAGGAAAGTTAAATCCAGGACAAAGATTAATGGAGGTTCAGCTAGCAGAACAGTTAGGCGTAAGTAGAACTCCAGTTAGAGAAGCTATAAGAAAACTTGAGTTAGAAGGGCTTGTTGTTATGTTACCTAGAAAAGGTGCTTATGTAGCTAATATGTCATTAAAAGATATAATAGACGTATTAGAAATAAGAGCAACACTAGAAGGGTTAGCATCATCTTTAGCAGCAGAAAGAATAAATCCAGAAAATATAAAAGAACTTGAAAAAATAGCGAAAGAATTTGAAGAAAGTGCTAAAAGCTCAGATGTTGATGCCCTTCTTAAAAAAGATGTAGAATTTCATGAGTGTATATTTAAATCAACTAACAATAAAAAACTTCATCAGTTGATAAATTCTTTATGGGAGCAAGTATACAGATTTAGAGAGACATACATAGCTGATTATGAAACAGTGAAAAATATAATAGATGAACATAAAGCTATTGTAGATGCAATAAAAAAGGGAGATAATGAACTTGCTAAGAAATATGCTAAAGAGCATATTGAAAAAGCAGAAAACTTTATGATAGAAAGAACAGTGAATAATAAAGAAATTTAA
- the ispE gene encoding 4-(cytidine 5'-diphospho)-2-C-methyl-D-erythritol kinase — MNSIELKSRAKINLSIDVLGKRDDGYHLVEMIMQTIDLYDVIKIKQLDTNDVVIKSNSSHIPLDNDNIVYKAIELLRQRFNINKGIEVFIEKNIPVAAGMAGGSSNAAAVLVGLNKLWKLNLTEQELQELGLKLGADVPYCISGKTALAEGIGEKLSYIKGLPKNISILICKPNLFVSTKDVYQGLDLNNIENRPNNKLLIECLEKGDIDSLSKNMSNVLENVTSKIHKEINEIEEIMMANSALGSMMSGSGPTVFGLFDKSENALKCKDILLQQYSQVYVVSSSEKGVEICG, encoded by the coding sequence ATGAATTCTATAGAATTAAAAAGTAGAGCAAAAATTAATCTATCTATAGATGTGCTAGGAAAAAGAGACGACGGGTACCATCTAGTAGAAATGATAATGCAGACAATTGACTTGTATGATGTTATAAAGATAAAGCAATTAGATACAAATGACGTCGTTATAAAGAGTAATAGTAGCCATATACCACTAGATAATGACAATATAGTATACAAAGCTATTGAACTTTTAAGGCAAAGATTCAATATAAATAAAGGGATTGAGGTATTTATAGAGAAAAATATACCTGTAGCAGCAGGTATGGCAGGTGGGAGTTCAAATGCAGCAGCAGTATTAGTTGGACTTAACAAACTATGGAAATTAAATTTAACAGAGCAAGAGTTACAGGAGCTAGGTTTAAAGTTAGGAGCAGATGTTCCATACTGTATTTCTGGGAAAACTGCATTAGCAGAAGGAATTGGAGAAAAACTTAGTTACATAAAAGGGCTGCCTAAAAATATAAGTATACTTATATGTAAGCCTAACCTATTTGTGTCTACAAAAGATGTATATCAAGGTTTAGACTTAAATAATATAGAAAATAGACCTAATAATAAACTTTTAATTGAGTGTCTAGAAAAAGGGGATATAGATTCCTTATCAAAAAATATGTCAAATGTATTAGAAAATGTAACTAGTAAAATTCATAAGGAAATAAATGAAATAGAAGAAATAATGATGGCTAATAGTGCTTTAGGTTCTATGATGAGTGGTAGTGGACCTACAGTATTTGGATTATTTGATAAATCTGAAAATGCACTAAAGTGTAAAGACATACTATTACAGCAATATTCTCAAGTATATGTTGTAAGCAGTAGTGAAAAAGGAGTTGAAATTTGTGGATAA
- a CDS encoding DUF3794 and LysM peptidoglycan-binding domain-containing protein: protein MELIKDVIKVDNRIDFGKFQTFIESEVVVPDKKADVYDIIKTEGYIAIKKIEVADGKIHCRGSFNYNVIYITDDKNTVSSVDGRIDINEVIEKDNIVQDMEYMLYPEIEHVDCTIMNERKIKVGALMNVRGSLFDKKRLDIVKDVSQVEGIQKHRKEISYQDIIGIERTESVIRDTINVNTEEIQSIISLNPNARIKETRIADNKVIVGGVLEVNPLACTYDGELVELDRIGIDFTQFIEVPGACDGMKEEAMLFMGDFNHTFKQNGDSNTGILDIDCTVSSKVKVTDETTREVLQDAYSPQKILKFDHRAIDVNKILYSGTENFVVKESIKNDKDDIQIKDIVSVCPSISIENAYIEDNKSVIQGIVRVDILYVPVEGLKMVYRISEEIPFEHDIEIDRLTDTCKVFNTVSIEKIDVDLNRDEIDINMKIKRFIEGIDKKSESFIIKGDDLGIYDLSKAPSIIVYICKEGDSLWNIAKKYNTTEEEIAEVNEIKVDEPLRPGKCLILEKKVVLAD, encoded by the coding sequence ATGGAATTAATTAAAGATGTAATTAAAGTAGATAATAGAATAGACTTCGGTAAATTTCAAACGTTTATAGAATCAGAGGTAGTTGTACCAGATAAAAAAGCAGATGTATATGACATTATAAAAACAGAAGGTTACATAGCAATTAAAAAAATAGAGGTGGCAGATGGCAAAATACATTGTAGAGGAAGTTTCAACTATAATGTAATATATATAACAGATGATAAAAATACTGTTTCTAGTGTAGATGGAAGAATTGATATAAATGAAGTTATAGAAAAGGATAATATAGTCCAAGACATGGAATATATGTTATATCCTGAAATTGAACATGTTGATTGTACTATTATGAATGAAAGAAAGATAAAAGTTGGTGCTCTTATGAATGTAAGAGGTAGCTTATTTGACAAAAAGAGATTAGATATAGTTAAAGATGTATCTCAAGTTGAAGGGATACAAAAACATAGAAAAGAGATAAGTTATCAAGACATTATAGGTATAGAGAGAACAGAAAGTGTAATAAGGGATACTATAAATGTTAATACAGAAGAAATACAATCTATAATAAGTTTAAATCCAAATGCTAGGATAAAAGAAACTAGGATAGCAGACAATAAAGTAATCGTTGGTGGGGTACTAGAAGTAAACCCGTTGGCTTGTACATATGATGGTGAACTAGTAGAGTTAGATAGAATTGGTATAGATTTTACACAATTTATAGAGGTTCCTGGAGCTTGTGATGGTATGAAAGAAGAAGCTATGTTATTTATGGGAGATTTTAACCATACATTTAAGCAAAATGGAGATAGTAATACGGGTATACTAGATATAGATTGCACAGTTAGTAGTAAAGTTAAAGTAACAGATGAAACTACGAGAGAGGTATTACAAGATGCGTACTCTCCTCAAAAAATACTAAAATTTGATCATAGAGCTATAGATGTAAATAAAATATTATACAGTGGAACAGAAAATTTTGTTGTAAAAGAAAGCATAAAGAATGATAAAGATGATATACAAATAAAGGATATAGTTAGTGTTTGTCCATCAATATCAATAGAAAATGCTTATATAGAAGATAACAAGAGTGTTATCCAAGGTATAGTAAGAGTAGATATTCTTTATGTTCCAGTGGAAGGGCTAAAAATGGTTTATAGAATAAGTGAAGAAATTCCTTTTGAACATGATATAGAGATAGATAGATTAACAGATACTTGTAAGGTATTTAATACAGTTAGTATAGAAAAAATAGATGTAGACTTAAATAGAGATGAAATAGATATTAATATGAAAATAAAGAGATTTATAGAGGGTATAGATAAGAAATCAGAAAGTTTTATAATAAAAGGTGATGATTTAGGAATTTATGATTTATCTAAGGCTCCAAGTATAATAGTTTATATATGCAAAGAAGGAGATAGTCTTTGGAATATAGCTAAGAAATATAATACTACAGAGGAAGAGATAGCAGAGGTTAATGAGATAAAAGTTGATGAACCATTAAGACCAGGAAAATGTTTAATATTAGAAAAGAAGGTCGTTTTAGCAGATTAA
- a CDS encoding Veg family protein: MATVQTLDNIRTSLERHLGKKILLKANKGRKQIVTKKGILENVYPSVFVVKIYDEANGYSRVSYSYSDLLTSNVKLKVFKHQDKLSVS; this comes from the coding sequence ATGGCCACTGTTCAAACGCTAGATAATATAAGAACTAGCTTAGAGAGGCACTTAGGTAAAAAGATTTTACTTAAGGCAAATAAGGGAAGAAAACAGATTGTTACTAAGAAGGGGATACTAGAAAATGTTTATCCAAGTGTATTTGTCGTAAAAATATATGACGAAGCAAATGGTTATTCAAGAGTATCTTACAGTTACTCTGATTTATTAACATCTAACGTAAAGTTGAAAGTATTTAAACATCAAGATAAATTAAGTGTAAGTTAA
- the yabG gene encoding sporulation peptidase YabG translates to MNIGDIVVRKSYGKDIVFKIIAFSIDEKNEKVAILKGVAFRILADAPIDDLEAVRLPNIRDVLLDKNVESLISQSMRKAKEREKKMNRAVPKLQMNTNVYGMPGKVLQIDGDKEYLKLCLDVYTELGIPAVGIAIPEPNQYKEVRALLEKHNPDILVITGHDALTSKKGNTTDLSNYKNSMNFIKTVKQARKWQPNLDNLVIFAGACQSNYEQLIKAGANYASSPGRIMIHALDPVFVVEKIACSRIDTIVPIEEVIEQTVTGMKGIGGSETRGKFRWAMPKSIIY, encoded by the coding sequence ATGAATATAGGAGATATAGTAGTAAGAAAATCATATGGGAAAGATATAGTATTTAAAATAATAGCTTTTAGCATAGATGAAAAAAATGAAAAAGTGGCAATATTAAAAGGAGTAGCATTTAGAATATTAGCTGATGCACCAATAGATGATTTAGAGGCAGTAAGATTACCAAATATAAGAGATGTTTTATTAGATAAAAATGTAGAGTCCTTAATATCTCAATCAATGAGAAAAGCAAAGGAAAGAGAAAAAAAGATGAATAGGGCAGTTCCGAAATTACAAATGAATACAAATGTTTATGGTATGCCAGGAAAGGTCCTTCAAATTGATGGAGATAAAGAATATCTAAAACTATGCTTAGATGTTTATACAGAGTTAGGAATACCGGCAGTCGGAATTGCTATACCAGAGCCTAATCAGTATAAAGAAGTACGAGCACTGTTAGAAAAACATAATCCAGATATACTTGTAATCACTGGTCATGATGCTTTAACTTCTAAAAAAGGTAACACTACAGATTTAAGCAATTATAAAAACTCTATGAATTTTATTAAAACAGTAAAACAAGCTAGAAAGTGGCAACCTAATCTAGATAATTTAGTTATATTTGCTGGAGCATGCCAGTCAAATTATGAACAGTTAATCAAAGCAGGAGCAAATTATGCAAGCTCTCCAGGGAGAATAATGATACATGCTCTAGATCCAGTTTTTGTGGTAGAAAAAATAGCTTGCTCAAGAATAGATACTATAGTACCAATAGAAGAGGTAATAGAGCAAACTGTTACAGGTATGAAGGGTATAGGCGGGTCAGAAACAAGAGGTAAATTTAGATGGGCTATGCCTAAGTCTATAATTTATTAA
- a CDS encoding PfkB family carbohydrate kinase, translating into MTDREKEILDILKENPMISQQELADRLSITRSSTAVHITNLMKKGYIRGKGYILNKSNYVTVIGGSNMDIQGSTNSPLVMFDSNPGKVDISLGGVGRNIAENMCRLGVDTKLISAIGNDLYGNKILSECKGLGIDVEDCFVSNEMPTSIYVSILNDSNDMQVAISHMDILEKIDTSYINSKHQFINESLAIVIDTNLSKEAIEYITSKYSHIPIFVDTVSTAKCMKIKDIIGRFHTVKLNKLEAEALSGIEINNLKDLELCSKILLDQGVNKVFITLGKDGVFSAAKENSIKLDGVKVDIVNATGAGDAFTASLVYCHMNDFDLEYTTKFSVASSIIALSHKNTINPNMSVDNVEKILKEMILC; encoded by the coding sequence ATGACTGATAGAGAAAAAGAAATTTTAGATATTTTGAAAGAAAATCCTATGATTTCTCAACAAGAACTAGCGGATAGACTATCTATAACTCGTTCTTCCACTGCAGTACATATAACTAACCTAATGAAAAAAGGTTATATCAGGGGAAAAGGTTATATATTAAATAAAAGTAATTATGTAACTGTAATCGGCGGTTCTAATATGGATATTCAAGGGTCTACTAACTCACCTCTTGTTATGTTTGACTCTAATCCAGGTAAGGTTGATATATCTTTAGGTGGTGTCGGGAGAAATATAGCTGAAAATATGTGTAGATTAGGGGTAGATACTAAGCTTATTTCTGCCATTGGAAATGATTTATATGGAAATAAGATACTATCAGAATGTAAAGGACTTGGAATAGATGTTGAAGATTGCTTTGTTTCCAATGAAATGCCGACTTCAATATATGTTTCAATATTAAATGATTCTAATGATATGCAAGTAGCTATATCTCATATGGACATTTTAGAAAAAATAGATACTTCATATATAAACTCAAAACATCAGTTTATTAATGAGTCATTAGCAATTGTAATAGATACAAATTTATCTAAAGAGGCTATAGAATATATAACCTCTAAGTATTCTCATATTCCTATATTTGTTGATACTGTTTCAACAGCAAAGTGTATGAAGATAAAAGATATAATAGGACGATTCCACACTGTAAAGCTAAACAAACTTGAAGCCGAAGCTTTATCTGGAATAGAAATAAATAATTTAAAAGACTTAGAACTTTGTTCTAAAATCCTATTAGATCAAGGAGTAAATAAAGTATTTATTACACTTGGAAAAGATGGTGTATTTTCTGCAGCTAAAGAAAATTCCATTAAATTAGATGGAGTAAAGGTTGATATAGTTAATGCAACAGGGGCAGGAGATGCATTTACAGCTAGTTTAGTGTATTGTCATATGAATGATTTTGACCTAGAGTATACAACTAAATTCTCTGTAGCATCATCAATAATAGCGCTATCACATAAAAATACAATAAATCCAAATATGTCTGTAGACAATGTTGAAAAAATACTTAAGGAGATGATTTTATGTTAG
- a CDS encoding pseudouridine-5'-phosphate glycosidase, with amino-acid sequence MLEKYLQVHPEVKKAIEAGEPVVALESTIISHGMPYPKNVEMAKNVSKIIRENGAVPATIAIIDGVLKVGLTEEEIEFLGTSKDVVKASRRDLPFIISKKLTGATTVATTMILADLAGVRVFATGGIGGVHRGAEKTFDISADLQELANTNVAVICAGAKSILDIGLTLEYLETNGVPVVGFGTDEFPAFYTRRSGFGVDYRVDSSMEVATALKAKWDLNLKGGMVIGNPIPTEHEMDYDTITNAIESALKEAEEKNIAGKKVTPFLLDKVKTITAGKSLDSNIELVYNNARVAAQIAKDLADINN; translated from the coding sequence ATGTTAGAAAAATATTTACAAGTACATCCAGAAGTTAAAAAAGCTATAGAAGCAGGGGAACCAGTAGTTGCATTAGAGTCTACTATAATTTCTCATGGTATGCCATATCCTAAAAATGTAGAAATGGCAAAAAACGTAAGTAAAATAATAAGAGAAAATGGAGCAGTTCCAGCTACAATTGCTATCATAGATGGTGTGTTAAAAGTTGGCCTTACTGAAGAAGAAATAGAATTCTTAGGAACAAGCAAAGATGTTGTTAAAGCTAGTAGAAGAGATTTACCTTTTATTATATCTAAAAAATTAACTGGTGCTACTACAGTAGCTACTACTATGATATTAGCTGATTTGGCAGGAGTTAGAGTATTTGCCACTGGTGGAATTGGTGGAGTTCATAGAGGAGCAGAAAAAACTTTCGATATATCTGCTGATTTACAAGAATTAGCTAATACAAATGTTGCTGTTATATGTGCAGGAGCTAAATCTATATTAGATATAGGTTTAACATTAGAATACTTAGAAACTAACGGTGTACCTGTAGTAGGATTTGGTACAGATGAATTCCCTGCTTTCTACACAAGAAGAAGTGGATTTGGTGTTGACTATAGAGTAGATTCTTCTATGGAAGTTGCTACTGCTTTAAAAGCTAAATGGGACTTAAATTTAAAAGGTGGTATGGTTATAGGTAATCCAATACCTACAGAACATGAAATGGATTATGATACTATAACAAATGCTATAGAATCTGCTTTAAAAGAAGCTGAAGAGAAAAATATAGCAGGTAAAAAAGTTACTCCTTTCTTATTAGATAAGGTTAAGACAATAACTGCTGGTAAGAGTTTAGATTCTAACATAGAGTTAGTTTATAACAATGCAAGAGTTGCAGCTCAAATAGCGAAAGACTTAGCAGACATAAACAACTAA
- a CDS encoding YxeA family protein, translating to MRTSIRTDKYFVKIEQDGVIENNKEKNPWIYKYETTAYNKKGKSIKVSFYADKNLKKGAYICVHVGGTGEKKRYLWG from the coding sequence ATGAGAACATCAATTAGAACTGATAAGTATTTTGTAAAAATAGAACAAGATGGTGTGATTGAAAATAACAAAGAAAAAAATCCTTGGATATACAAATATGAAACAACAGCCTATAACAAAAAAGGTAAGTCAATTAAGGTAAGTTTTTATGCAGATAAAAACTTGAAGAAAGGTGCATATATATGTGTACATGTTGGAGGTACTGGAGAGAAAAAAAGATATCTATGGGGTTGA
- a CDS encoding SEC-C metal-binding domain-containing protein, whose protein sequence is MSLYTEWRNLSDNHESQEAEVKFWEDYLKVEASIYNELLNNKQEVVEGVVSELAAKYNTSVEYFMGFIDGISESLKEDITLETIEADSTIKLDIDWEKLYYNMVAVEAHWLYNLPGWNEILPEAKRKELQKAYKTSKTVVKEEKVGRNDACPCGSGKKYKKCCGK, encoded by the coding sequence ATGAGTTTATATACTGAATGGAGAAACTTAAGTGATAACCATGAAAGTCAAGAAGCAGAAGTAAAGTTCTGGGAAGATTATTTAAAGGTAGAAGCTTCAATATACAACGAGTTATTAAATAATAAGCAAGAAGTTGTAGAAGGTGTAGTTAGCGAGTTAGCTGCTAAGTACAATACATCAGTTGAATACTTCATGGGATTCATAGATGGAATAAGTGAAAGTTTAAAAGAAGACATAACATTAGAAACTATAGAAGCAGATAGCACTATAAAATTAGATATAGATTGGGAAAAGTTATACTACAATATGGTAGCTGTAGAAGCTCATTGGTTATATAACTTACCAGGCTGGAATGAAATATTACCAGAAGCTAAGAGAAAAGAATTACAAAAAGCTTACAAGACATCTAAGACAGTTGTTAAAGAAGAAAAGGTTGGAAGAAATGACGCTTGTCCATGTGGAAGTGGAAAGAAATATAAGAAGTGTTGTGGAAAGTAA
- a CDS encoding UPF0489 family protein, producing the protein MDRYKGFYIDRPKGNNIFSYEERSNKSIFVPSLIEGTLEDVAVGEEIVFNEIDEDKEIKAKGLKNMVFYKKEDKDIYIFDNHNHAFYFWINSLKSNKFKKGCKLVHVDQHKDMREPENYNVDMNSLDDVFRYTNEVLNVGNFIQPALKHNIFSEVIIIDSSYGFEMDIEGEYVLDIDLDIFSKDMEYISYDKRVSKIKELIKGAKVITIASSPFFIDQEYAIKVLKELFNCDIIEELI; encoded by the coding sequence ATGGATAGATACAAAGGATTTTATATAGATAGACCAAAGGGAAATAATATATTTTCTTATGAGGAAAGAAGTAATAAAAGTATATTTGTACCGTCATTAATCGAAGGTACTTTAGAAGATGTTGCTGTTGGTGAAGAAATAGTGTTTAATGAGATTGATGAAGATAAAGAGATAAAGGCTAAGGGTCTTAAAAATATGGTTTTTTATAAAAAAGAAGATAAGGACATTTATATTTTCGATAACCACAACCATGCTTTTTATTTTTGGATAAATAGCTTGAAATCAAATAAGTTTAAAAAAGGTTGTAAACTAGTGCATGTAGACCAACATAAAGATATGAGGGAACCTGAAAATTACAATGTAGACATGAATAGTCTTGATGATGTATTTAGATATACAAATGAAGTACTTAATGTAGGTAACTTTATACAACCAGCATTAAAGCACAATATTTTTTCAGAAGTAATAATAATTGATAGTTCTTATGGATTTGAAATGGATATAGAAGGAGAGTATGTGCTAGATATAGATTTAGACATATTTTCTAAAGATATGGAGTATATTTCTTATGATAAGAGAGTATCTAAAATAAAGGAATTAATAAAAGGTGCCAAAGTTATAACTATAGCAAGTAGCCCTTTCTTTATAGACCAAGAGTATGCTATAAAAGTATTAAAAGAATTATTTAATTGTGATATAATAGAAGAGTTAATCTAA
- a CDS encoding RluA family pseudouridine synthase: MIKVIYEDNHLLVVEKPVNILSQGDDTNDKDMVNLLKQYVKEKYNKPGNVYIGLVHRLDRPVGGVMVFAKTSKAASRLSDQVRTKTLKKTYRAVIHGTMNKESDTLKDYLYKNKKTNMVSVVKKDHKEAKNAELSYKTLSTKGKFSLVEIDLKTGRPHQIRVQFSSRKHPLFGDQRYGQDVNKVGQQIALWSHKIEIDHPTTKERMEFVCEPPQEHPWNLFVK; the protein is encoded by the coding sequence ATGATTAAAGTCATATACGAAGACAACCATTTACTAGTAGTAGAAAAACCTGTAAATATACTATCTCAAGGTGATGATACAAATGATAAAGATATGGTAAATCTTTTAAAGCAATATGTAAAAGAAAAGTATAACAAGCCAGGGAATGTTTATATAGGATTAGTACATAGATTAGATAGACCAGTCGGTGGAGTTATGGTGTTTGCCAAAACATCAAAAGCTGCTTCAAGATTATCTGATCAAGTAAGAACTAAAACTTTAAAAAAAACATATAGGGCAGTTATACATGGAACAATGAATAAAGAAAGTGATACTTTAAAAGATTATCTTTATAAGAATAAGAAAACTAATATGGTTAGTGTAGTAAAAAAAGACCATAAAGAAGCAAAGAATGCTGAATTAAGTTATAAAACTTTAAGTACTAAGGGGAAATTTAGTTTAGTTGAAATAGACTTAAAAACAGGAAGACCTCATCAAATAAGGGTACAATTTTCAAGTAGAAAACACCCTCTATTTGGAGACCAAAGATATGGACAAGATGTAAATAAAGTTGGACAACAAATAGCTTTATGGTCTCATAAAATAGAAATAGACCATCCTACGACAAAGGAAAGAATGGAGTTTGTTTGTGAACCACCACAAGAACATCCTTGGAATTTATTCGTTAAATAA
- a CDS encoding class I SAM-dependent methyltransferase, with the protein MLLLADKWKDYELIDMGNGEKLERWGDIVLRRPDPQVMWPIPHESGLWKNPHGHYHRSSRGGGQWEHKKKYPEKWTVSYKELKFNISPTGFKHTGLFPEQAANWDWSMDKIRNAGRPIKVLNLFAYTGGATVACAAAGAEVCHVDASKGMVTWAKENLHTSGLGDRKVRFIVDDVVKFVEREIRRGNKYDAIIMDPPSYGRGPKGEVWQIEDKLYGLVELCTKVLSDKPLFFLINSYTTGLSPIILEHILDATVAKKAKGGKIYGGEIGIPASKDGKVLPCGIFGRWESK; encoded by the coding sequence ATGTTATTATTAGCAGATAAATGGAAAGACTATGAACTTATAGATATGGGTAACGGGGAAAAATTAGAACGTTGGGGAGATATAGTTTTAAGAAGACCAGACCCTCAAGTTATGTGGCCAATACCACATGAAAGTGGATTATGGAAAAATCCTCATGGACACTACCACAGAAGTAGTAGAGGTGGAGGACAATGGGAGCATAAAAAAAAGTACCCAGAGAAATGGACTGTTAGCTACAAAGAATTAAAGTTTAATATAAGTCCAACAGGATTTAAGCATACAGGATTATTCCCAGAACAAGCAGCTAACTGGGATTGGTCAATGGATAAAATAAGAAATGCAGGTAGACCAATAAAAGTACTTAACTTATTTGCATATACTGGTGGAGCAACAGTAGCTTGTGCAGCAGCAGGGGCAGAAGTATGCCATGTAGATGCATCTAAAGGTATGGTAACTTGGGCTAAAGAAAATTTACATACATCAGGTTTAGGAGATAGAAAAGTAAGATTTATAGTTGATGATGTTGTTAAATTTGTAGAAAGAGAAATAAGAAGAGGTAATAAATATGATGCTATAATAATGGACCCACCTTCATACGGAAGAGGACCAAAGGGAGAAGTATGGCAAATAGAAGATAAGTTATATGGTTTAGTTGAATTATGTACAAAAGTATTATCAGACAAACCTTTATTCTTCTTAATAAACTCATATACAACAGGATTATCACCAATAATACTTGAACATATATTAGATGCTACAGTAGCTAAGAAAGCTAAAGGTGGAAAAATATATGGTGGAGAAATAGGTATACCTGCATCTAAAGATGGGAAGGTATTACCATGTGGTATATTTGGAAGATGGGAGTCTAAGTAA
- a CDS encoding DUF3298 and DUF4163 domain-containing protein — MMRNSQVGYNCIYNLLHVKFNEDFGRDGKFSYDLQYPSFYAFKNTYFKVNPSILSQLNSTIKANVNDFKEGTLKEEEEMDRKFNIMSCYAVTFNKNYVLSSILTLKGFVENEGLLYNQLNNFNIDLNNGKTIYLRDIFKENVDYITLITNYVNYKISQNRDLYYENYDLYIPEDQAFYITDDGIVIYFELDEIAPKDIGVPKFKMSFEKFAPYINPRFFCSPQNINTLNSRHFRYYLRKNM, encoded by the coding sequence ATGATGAGAAATTCTCAAGTTGGATACAACTGTATATATAATTTGTTGCATGTAAAATTTAATGAAGACTTTGGGAGAGATGGAAAATTTTCATACGATTTACAGTATCCTTCTTTTTATGCTTTTAAAAATACATATTTTAAGGTTAACCCTTCTATACTTTCCCAATTAAATAGTACTATAAAGGCCAATGTCAATGACTTTAAGGAAGGAACCTTAAAAGAAGAAGAAGAAATGGATAGAAAGTTTAATATTATGTCATGCTATGCTGTTACATTTAATAAAAACTATGTACTAAGCTCAATATTAACACTTAAAGGATTTGTAGAAAATGAAGGCCTACTTTATAACCAACTTAATAATTTTAATATTGACTTAAATAATGGAAAAACTATCTACCTTAGAGATATTTTTAAAGAAAATGTTGATTATATAACACTTATTACTAACTATGTTAATTATAAAATAAGTCAAAATAGAGATTTATATTATGAAAACTACGATTTATATATTCCAGAAGATCAGGCTTTTTATATAACAGATGACGGAATCGTTATATACTTTGAGTTAGATGAGATAGCACCTAAAGATATAGGAGTACCTAAGTTTAAAATGTCCTTTGAAAAATTTGCCCCTTACATTAATCCTAGGTTCTTTTGTTCTCCTCAAAATATTAACACTTTAAATAGTAGACACTTTAGATATTACCTTAGAAAAAATATGTAA